The segment TCAGTTCATACAAAGAGGACTAGAAAGAACTTCCACCCTCAGACCAATTGACATAGGTTGTTTCACGTACATTCCACAGGCACATCTTAGTTACAAGTTACAATATGTCATCCTGCGAGTATCCCTCCATCTGGAGTTGTGGACAACCAAATGGGATGTCCCCGACCACATGGTAACAGAAAGGTGGAGTTATGAAGTTCATTAAGctgtattctttttttttatcggTAAAAGCAGAGAATCAAGCTATCTTTTACCATGAAATTCTATCATCCTTCTCTGATGAAcctcaaaagagaaaaaacagaATAACTATTTCAATGAATTCCATGAATTTTTACTATTTCATTGTAACCATCTTCCAGACTGCCACAACCCACCACTTACCCACAACGTAACCAACAGAGTTAGCATTGCATATGAGCATGGTTTGCTAGATATAGCAAGCCATTAACTAACACCTTTATTTTGtccttcttttttctttgttaacaCGTTTAAAGTACCACCAAGTCATTATAAATGTAAAAAGAACCACAcaataagaaaaagataaacatCCTTGGGCTTTAAAGAAAAAGTGAGAAGCAAAGACATGTTCTATTTTACATTTCAAATTCTTATATTCATTACTGCTTTTCTTATATTCCATACTGCTAGTTTCAATTAAATATAGTTTAAACCAAAACATGTCACAAGGAACTCAATGCCAAATCTTCTTCAcattttatatacaattttcttctcTTGTATAAATACAGTTTgaacaataaaacaaatgaacaagAAGTAGTTGAATAAATCTaatgttttcttcttatatatGTCATTTGGTTGTTCGATACTTTTGTTTACAATTTGTTCTTCTCTTCTATGAAAACGTTTGAAACAACTAAAGTGAATAACAAAAGGAACATTGaataaatctaattctttttcttcttatatttgTCATTTGGTTGTGGAATTTTGTtgtaaaacaaacaaattcaatAGACCTTGTTTTTCCCAATGAAAAAAGGTGATGGGTTACAAGAAAAGTGTGCGACGGATAAAAGGAACATCCATTTCAGTTTGATGGTGCTTTGAGAAAAAGATGCAACATATGTAGGCCTCAAAAGGAAGTACAACGCAGGAGTATATTTATGTACCCCACTTCACAAAGAATCTCATaatgaattttataataattataatacctCGCAGACAGTGTATAATGCTGGAGAGTCGAGGCGGAATCCAATTTTTATCAAGGCCTGCAAATTATGCAACATATTCATTGATAATTTATTGTCTACTGCAAATAGGCGGCTGTTAAGGGGCATTTGGCAGTCCAAGTTTGCTTCTTCATTTGGCTAGTCAGAAGGTCTGAAATGTACTATAAGCAAATGCAAGAAAGCAGGAGTTTGAGATTAAGGAGTTTCTTGCCTCATAAACATCATCTGGGACAAGAAATCCACGACCCCTAATTCAATGACCAGAATAATACAAGAATTAAATTCCTCAAAACATATTTTCCAACCAACTCGAAAAGTACTAAATGATTTGCTTtaccaagaaaaagaaattcacCTCTCCAAGTCTGAGAACACATGTTGCACCTACAAATGATAGATTGATGGTTCATaataatcaaaaattaaaaatctttgAAGGAACGTATCTTATAAACTCGTTTATTGAAGTATCTAcagtaaaataagaaaaaatgtcaTTGAATTCATGCAACACTAAGGTTTTCATTCTAGTGCAGCCAAGATGAGGTAGTACAACTATTGTGATTTCAGTGTATGAGAAGAACACCTCAAGTCACATCCAAATTGCATATAGAGAAGACCAATTAAGGACTTAAtgtatttgaagaaaaattattatacaaaaatcTAACAAGAGAAGAAAGCTGACTGACCTTCAGCAGAAACTTGTTAAGTTCAACAAACtctggaaaacaaaaaaaaaaagattaataacAGTATGGGATTCTCAATGGAACAATTAGTAAATATGAACTCAAGTGcacaaaaataaagtgaaaagaAGGGGATGAAGTAGATTGTGTTGtcaaaacaaataattagaatttATCTCAAAATGGATGTACATTAATTTTCCTTACCGTTGCCTAACGTATATATGGCTGTTACTACTTCTGCAATCATTTCCAATTCAATTGGTACTTAATACATTTTTGTGATTAATGTCTTTAATGACATTTCAACCGTCGGCAGCCTCTTCTTCATTGTATAAACATATTTGGTCATATAGTGGACTACACAATACAGACGAGGAAAAAGagcttttcttcatcttctctggGTTTTATCATTCTAAATACTTTGTTGTTCCTGTTCCTAGTTTATACTAGAAGAGAGCTTGTTGAATCCTGAGGGATACACCTTGAGCGTGAAATATCCTTAAGGACAGTGACTTACACGCCTCAAGCTTTCGAGGGTATCCTAGTATTTTCGTGATTATACAACAAGATTTACAACAGATTGCACTGATGATCTAAACAATGCTTTGATAGCTCTCATGCCTAATGACTTGAGGTTAAGTTTAAGATATTAtacaacacattttttttttgttttccttgttGAAGTTGGAGTTTTTGTCATGAAACAAAAGAACTGGATACAACTTTgatatgaaagtaataaattGATGGGCAAGCTAATCAGATTAGAGTGGAAAGATGAAGCTCACCTTGAAAACTCATGGTTCCATTCTGATCAAAATCGCACATCCTGGTGAtaattgagaaagaaaagaataaattaaagatGATTTGTTTTTTAGTTATGGTATTGATAATTTAACATACCTGATCATTTGCTGGACAACAGTGATAGGAAATTGTAAATTTCCAATTGCAAAAGCACTCTGAGACAGTATGTATAGCTTTAGTAACCAAATCGAGTGAATAAGGAAAAAGGATTAAAGCAAAAAATGAAGACCTTGAGTTGAACTGCAGTGATACTACCAATTTTGTCGGTGTCAACCCGCTCGAACCACTCTCTCAAAATCGCCGAGTTCTCCATCTTCTCTTCTAACCCTCAACACAATGAATGaaaaattttcaactttttttgtaAAGAAGACTTAGAGCTATcacatattattataatattttttctttttatctaaaattgaaattaaatatataagaagTTATGTTTTATAGTTTTTACGACGAATATTTGATTGTTATtctaaaaacatgttatttttataaaaattcattttacggaaaaatttgaaaaaaataataacagtGAAAGTGCAAAAAAGAAACGGAATATAAGTTCTTGAATGATTTCTCAAATTTCAGTATAACTTGGAGTTGTATTCAGTTTTTGTTTggccaaaaattaattttcaaatataataaaaatatttgaaaaaattataatagatCAAACGAGTCTTTAGACTTTAAGTGTTCtaatttaacatttaagtttatttttattggtttcatcatgttttgattttttttagtactatatattattctttagttttagataattattttcttcttcttgttgtttatttgtttatatatttgatatgttTATTTATCTTGTTCATTTTGGTAGAGGTACTATCAAAAGTAATTAGAAATAAAGGTAAAAAGTATCgttgaaatatttcaatttttaaaatttcatatctaaactatCGAGAATGTAAGTTTTTTTACGTAAACTATCATCCAATAATTAGCGAAACACAGCTTGATTAACTATGATGTatgtactataattttttttttcatttcatatgGCAAATctaaacaatataatattaagttaaaaattaacataaaaattaaacctaccatcatataaattaaattatttcaaaaataacattCACCATTTTCTTCTCCACCTTCTTAGTTGTGGTATCATCTTTGTTATGATGTCAGTATCTCCGGCTTGAAAGAGTAGAGTTTAggattttaaagaaattaattaaaaatataattatagtaTTAAAAAAGAGTCATAGTCATACACATGAGttcaaatatgaaattcaataatataaaaagaattttgttcaataatTATCTACTATTTACTTGACACGTGATTAAAAGGCAATGAATGATAGATGAGATAATTTTATCAAATGTCTGTTACTGAATATATGTGATTTAAAcattgaaaaatgaataataacgAAATTAGAATTGTTCATTAATTCCATAAATATTGCTTCATTAGAATTTAGACATAATATAGTGGATTGGGAAGTATTTTTGAGTTTAGAATTAGAGATGGGCCAGAACCCGAATAGCCCACAAAAGAATTGGGTCGTAACGGGTTACAACAGCAATAACTCCCTCCCCTCACCCGAGAGGGCAAGATCAACAATCAAATCAATCTTCTTTCTCCTATGGACCGGTTGTTTGTGCCCACCATTCCTTCCTCGTCGTGAAGAATCTGGAAGCATACGcatattattaataatgtaaGATTTCATTGCTTTACTTCGAGTTGATGTTTTTGATACTTGTAGAGCGAATCATTGccgttttatttatttatatggtaTATAAAGTTGGattttagatattcaaaacaatatattcataatttggTTTCAGAATCTTGACAAAAACATTAttgattttgtaatttaaaGATGATTGATTCCATTGTTCAGGAAAGACTACACTAATTCGTCATCCATCCTGACCTAACTCCCACCCccagaaaataaaataaaaacactgGCCAGACTGCGATACAATGAGACAACTACATCTATTAGCTTACAAACTGATTTTCTGCAATATTATGCAATCACAAGTTCCAATTACCTGATACGAAAAAGTATGTTCATTTCCAGATAACTAGTAGAGTACAGAAAACCAGAaccaaaaaggaaacaaaataggCAAGGGAATTATAAACATGTTATTTTCCAGTTTTAAGGTCTTCATCTTTCCAAACTTTTGCTGAATATGTTTTGGGAtaaatttatccaaaaaaatattataggggataaaaccttatttattttatcaatagaATTAACTCACCAAATGCAAAATTGTTACTTGGATTAATCGTCTTTCTCGTGGATTATACCATAATTTCTTGATCCACTGGATAATGTAACTTAACTTTTGTGACCATCAATGCAACTCAGCAATTGGAAGTATTTCTTGCTATTGAGATCAGGCAGTTGGGCGTTTAAAAAGTTGGAAAAAGGACTTGTCACATTGAGAACTGCGTTTACaatattttagatatattactTGCAAAattacttcttcaaatcatgtagattaagtGGACAGATCAAACCAACTTAGCAgaacttatattatttatatccGCTTGAGCAAAAAAATATCATTGGATCCTCTtccatttttgtttttggttgtTGAAAACCGCTGAACTAGAATATGTTCTCATGTGAGTTGCTGCTTCTCTTCAGAGCTGCAGatcattttcattatgtatTGGAATGGAACCACTTTGAATGGAACATATTCATCTCATGTCATGCTCCATCATCTTGATGTTGTGAGCCTATGAGGTGAGAGTAATATTCTCGACTCCGTCCTGGATGGTATACAgtttttattcataattcattATATAGACGTTAGACATATAAATTCTTGATATGCAAATGTAGGCATATATTGCGGATGTTCTACATTCATCACTCACAGTGTTCCCAAAACACTGAAATTCAAGTTTCTTTGTCATCTATTCAATTGTTTTGTGTAAATCATGTTCAAATTTCTTTCTCCCTCCACCACTCCTTGCCGTGAAGTTTAAAAGTAAAATCCTTGCTGTGATATTGTGGTGGGTTCTGACTCTAGTGCTACACAAATTCTGAATAGGTCTAGACCACGATAACCTATGACGTATTAACACCATTGAGTATCTTTCTTTTACCTCTCTTTAAAGCTATGTTGCTTGGAATCTATAAGAATGTCAAGGGGTGCGTGTCGGATCCACCAAAAGTAGTGTAATTTTGGAGAATTTGACACTGGTGCGGaatcaaaagtgaagagtccgtACAACTTAGCTTAAAATTGTAAAACTAGAATTATCGCCCTAGTTACCGCAACTACTTTCAACAAATGCGGGGATAAATTGGTCTCTCTTCAACACTGCAGCTCCGAATGGTTAGCTTCTTATCttctgtgtttttttttaacttttcgaCTTTTCCTTAATATATATTCTGgaaaaaatgatttgatttattaaGTCCCAACTCTTTAAAAGCAACAATTGAAGAAAACtttcaaaaacagaaacacactCATTGAGTGTAGAAGGGTTTCTATCTACACCTAACTGTTCTAGTTTGTGTAGTTTGGGATTTGATGTTGCAAACCTGTAGAAAGTATTTATCATCTCCTAGCTGATTCTTGAGCTGATGGATATGGTCCACTTAAGGAGCTTATTTATTAGTATAAGCTTGTTAAATCATTTATAACCAGTGCATAAGAAGAAGTGGTCTTGAATTTCTTATTGTTAAGACTGAAGAGTTGGATTATAATGGTTGAGCATCTTTTTTTCCCGATAAATGCCGAATAAATGATTGCAGGCCGGGGCTTCTTTATTAAAACCAATGCTGTTAAAAGTGACAAGCACAAAGAAGCAACACGATGCACAGGCATGAAGTGAAAAGCAAGAATTGAAGCACACAATTTTGAGAATACTACAGATTTCAAACATATTGGTTTGTAGTGGTTGTTGTTATATTATAAGAAGGTGTCGATATCAATGTGTTGCAAGGATAAATATCTTGATGATTGTTGCAAGGATGATTTTTGTTACAATCTTTGAAGTATGAATGATCTATATATCGCTCCATTTTGCTGTCCATGATTGAAAGCTGAAAAGGGTTCTTTGACATGAAGAACTTatcccaaataaaaaaaaaataagaccaGAAGAAAAATTCTTTGATAAGACTAGTGTACCTGTTTATACGAATGTTGAGAAGGTTATGAAAGAGGAAGGAAGAGGAAGGGTATGCTTCTGGAGGCAACAATCCTCCTAAGAGACTATTTTACAGAACTGATGTTTCTGAAGTTGCCGAGCACGTCACAGTCCGAGGTTTTTAAGAATGGGAAACTGTCAGTTAGGAACTTCGGAGGGAAGATAATGATGGATTCGAGAGTATTACATCTGTTTGCATGTGCGGAAATGTTGAGAAGGTTAAGAGACAGGAAGAGGATGAGTATGCTTCTGGAGGCAACAATTCTCCTAAGAGACTATCCTCCAGAACCGATGATTCTGAAGTTGTCGATCACGTCGTATTTTGTTAGATTTCTAAGAATCGGAAAGTGCCAATTAGGAATTTCAGAGGGAAGAGTATGATGGACATTTGAGAGTATTACTTTGAAGATGGAGAAAATGCGAGTAATAAAGGCATCTCATTGAGTATGCATTTGTGGAATGTTCTCAGAGATCATGCAGATGAAATTGATAAGGTTGTTTCTGAGAACAATTTAATGGTGGACCTGTAGCATATGCTGAGGTGGTGGAATAATGTTTTTATGGGTTAAGATAAGTTGAATTGGAACTAGTAGATGTTTTTCCATGGGAATGTTCTAGATTAGGTATAAAGCAAGCTCTGCTTAAGTTGGTAACTAAATGGCTTAATGGAATAAACACTTTCTGAATGGATTTCTGCATTCGTTCCTGTTGCTTATCCTTTAAACAGAAAGAGAGGGGAAGGAGGAGGGATACATATGTGTTGTTACACCTCGAAATTTGTCTAATTTGAGCCTTTATATCTTCGCTTggcttttaagaaaaaaaatatttgtttgtaCTGAAGTGGTTGTGGAGTACTTGACTAGATCATAACAGTTATTTGGTTAAATAATAGCTTTTATCATGATCTGGTTTTTGCTTGTTGCTAGATTTATAAGATTCAACTATCTTCTACAATGAGCTTTAGTTTAAAATGTCACACCATCAAACATTTGACCCTCAAGTTTATGATGTTAGGAGCATGCATTTACATATAAACTATCTGATGGAGAATCAAGATCCATaacttttcacaaaattaaCTGCTGCTTATGGACACATTGGCAGTTATATATTCCCTTCATTTCGTATGATAGTATTTTACTTGGCACAGAGTTTATTGTTTATGAGAAAAAGGACTTCTGCACTTTACCAAATGTACCCGTAAGATATTCTAGTTTGCAACATGACATGTTAGTTCGATAATGAAAAGCGAGAATACTGAAATTAAAGATTTTCCTTGTATAGAAGGTGTCACTCTTTTTTGTGACGGACGAAAGAGAAAAGAGTGTAGTATAAAATGGAATAGAGGGTATCGAACCTATGAATTCCTCTTTCAGATTTAACTCTTTTTGAACCTTCTCTTCTTAAAAATCAAACTACTAACTTTTGTACTTAACACAAAATTTGTTCATAATTTTACTTGAAAAGGCAAGATCTATGTAATCATCTAACATACACCTTCTCTTAGATGGGTGAACAAACTGTAGATTCAAAGTCAAGTGACCAGACTAATGCTAAATCTGGTTTTGGTTTACCCAAGCATGATAAACAGCTGTCGGTCCCAGTAGCCATAGTAGGGCCTGCACTACAAGATTCACAGAGTGAAAGTGTGGTTGCTGCCTCCAAATCTACTGAAAGCCCACTATTTCCTGAAGCGAATACTATGGCGAATAAAGTTTCTAATATAACTGGCTCAAAAAGACCTACCCCGGAATGCCTTGTGAACCCACTCAACCGATGCTCGACAAACAATTCTGGTAGTGGGCATCTTGTCTATGTTCGTAGAAGACCTGAAGGAGAGCTAAGCAAAACAGCTGCTAATACCAGCCAAAGCGGTGTTACTGATTATCCACAACTAAAAAAGCTTAGTCAACATGCTGAGAAAACTCAGACTGAAGTCCAGATGAAGGAAGGATATTACATTCCAGAAGTTTCA is part of the Solanum lycopersicum chromosome 1, SLM_r2.1 genome and harbors:
- the LOC101256042 gene encoding uncharacterized protein isoform X1 → MGEQTVDSKSSDQTNAKSGFGLPKHDKQLSVPVAIVGPALQDSQSESVVAASKSTESPLFPEANTMANKVSNITGSKRPTPECLVNPLNRCSTNNSGSGHLVYVRRRPEGELSKTAANTSQSGVTDYPQLKKLSQHAEKTQTEVQMKEGYYIPEVSSISWTPSRCSLSTEPSVPPSTGEPNNNLASVNVSNHQVTSTRLLLDNPKKVNFKHWEERYFQLQNLLHRLEHSKQEDYVQMLRSLSSVDLSNHAVELEKRSIRLALEEAKEAHRVRVLDILGKYPKNPRASLA
- the LOC101256042 gene encoding uncharacterized protein isoform X3; this translates as MMGEQTVDSKSSDQTNAKSGFGLPKHDKQLSVPVAIVGPALQDSQSESVVAASKSTESPLFPEANTMANKVSNITGSKRPTPECLVNPLNRCSTNNSGSGHLVYVRRRPEGELSKTAANTSQSGVTDYPQLKKLSQHAEKTQTEVQMKEGYYIPEVSSISWTPSRCSLSTEPSVPPSTGEPNNNLASVNVSNHQVTSTRLLLDNPKKVNFKHWEERYFQLQNLLHRLEHSKQEDYVQMLRSLSSVDLSNHAVELEKRSIRLALEEAKEAHRVRVLDILGKYPKNPRASLA
- the LOC101255542 gene encoding uncharacterized protein isoform X1; the encoded protein is MENSAILREWFERVDTDKIGSITAVQLKSAFAIGNLQFPITVVQQMIRMCDFDQNGTMSFQEFVELNKFLLKVQHVFSDLERGRGFLVPDDVYEALIKIGFRLDSPALYTVCESFDRNKNGKFRLDDFISLCIFVQSSRNLFDSFDTTKQGRVTLDINQFIYCTANCRI
- the LOC101255542 gene encoding uncharacterized protein isoform X2, which gives rise to MENSAILREWFERVDTDKIGSITAVQLKSAFAIGNLQFPITVVQQMIRMCDFDQNGTMSFQEFVELNKFLLKALIKIGFRLDSPALYTVCESFDRNKNGKFRLDDFISLCIFVQSSRNLFDSFDTTKQGRVTLDINQFIYCTANCRI